A single Brachybacterium sillae DNA region contains:
- a CDS encoding SRPBCC family protein: MPIFERTRHRHTSAAPQQVLPLLQDFHEWETWSLWEGVDPQLRREYSGPERGTGARYAWSGNKKAGAGSMEVVRADDHGIAVDLRFTKPFRAHNDVRVDVVEARDGGSDLFWTMTGEQNVLVTLLFRVMRMEKALARDFDRGLAQPAAEAEKGAAAR, translated from the coding sequence ATGCCGATCTTCGAGAGGACCCGCCACCGCCACACCAGCGCCGCCCCTCAGCAGGTGCTGCCGCTGCTGCAGGACTTCCATGAGTGGGAGACGTGGTCCCTGTGGGAGGGGGTGGACCCGCAGCTGCGCCGCGAGTACTCCGGTCCGGAGCGCGGCACGGGTGCCCGCTACGCCTGGTCGGGCAACAAGAAGGCCGGTGCGGGGTCGATGGAGGTGGTGCGCGCCGACGACCACGGCATCGCGGTGGATCTGCGCTTCACCAAGCCGTTCCGTGCTCACAACGATGTGCGGGTGGATGTGGTCGAGGCCCGCGACGGCGGCAGCGACCTGTTCTGGACGATGACGGGGGAGCAGAACGTCCTGGTGACGTTGCTGTTCCGCGTGATGCGCATGGAGAAGGCCCTGGCCCGCGACTTCGACCGAGGCCTGGCGCAGCCCGCGGCCGAGGCGGAGAAGGGCGCCGCCGCGCGCTGA
- a CDS encoding aldo/keto reductase, producing the protein MSTPQPGPSSAHRPATDPTYVVAGHRVDRVGFGTMRLHAVPPQYTDAVPVLRRAVDLGVDHIDTSGFYGPGTANEAVRTALDPYPEDLLIVTKVGWTPQFSPAFAPQQLREAVELNRRTLGLDTLPMVNLRLDDRLHARPESIDEPLGVLQAEQEAGRIGRIGISHAPPPSMCAAPAPSPTSPACRTSTTSRPLAMTP; encoded by the coding sequence ATGAGCACCCCGCAGCCCGGCCCATCGTCGGCGCACCGTCCCGCCACCGACCCCACCTATGTCGTCGCCGGACACCGCGTGGACCGCGTCGGCTTCGGCACCATGCGTCTGCACGCTGTGCCGCCGCAGTACACCGACGCCGTCCCGGTGCTGCGCCGTGCCGTGGACCTCGGGGTGGACCACATCGACACCTCCGGCTTCTACGGCCCCGGCACCGCCAACGAGGCCGTGCGCACCGCCCTCGACCCCTACCCGGAGGACCTGCTGATCGTCACAAAAGTCGGCTGGACCCCGCAGTTCAGCCCGGCCTTCGCCCCGCAGCAGCTGCGGGAGGCCGTCGAGCTGAACCGTCGCACCCTCGGCCTCGACACCTTGCCGATGGTGAACCTGCGGCTGGACGATCGCCTCCACGCCCGTCCCGAGAGCATCGATGAACCCCTTGGGGTGCTGCAGGCGGAACAAGAGGCCGGACGTATCGGCCGCATCGGCATCTCCCACGCCCCCCCGCCGAGCATGTGCGCCGCGCCCGCACCCTCACCGACCTCGCCTGCGTGCAGAACCTCCACAACCTCTCGGCCACTCGCGATGACGCCCTGA
- a CDS encoding MalY/PatB family protein produces MTPADPTTAPNPAAPNPTAPNPTAPNPAGSDSAVPNPLTDLTLEELRRRTSVKWQRFGPDVLPLWVAEMDVRPAPAVMEALTAALRAGDTGYPHGRGYARAFADFARNRWGWADLDVEHTAQVTDVMTGITEVLRVLSDPGDAVVVTSPVYPPFFEFPERIGRTVLEAPLTAEGRLDPTTLADALDRARRHGPRPVLLLANPHNPTGTVHTRAELEQAVTLARQAGARVVADEIHAPLVHGPVPFTPLLTAAGAEDAVVVTSAAKGWNLPGLKAALVIAGPEATTVGDLPYEAQQGASHLAILAHTVALTSGREWLDALLPALADNQRLLRKLLAEHLPQVRYRPGEATYLAWLDCSALGLPGPADGGHHVRDMDGPARFFLEEAQVALNAGHTFGGGGEQCVRLNYATRPEILTEAVQRMGEAVRRRG; encoded by the coding sequence ATGACCCCTGCCGACCCGACCACCGCGCCGAACCCCGCCGCGCCGAACCCCACCGCGCCGAACCCCACCGCGCCGAACCCCGCCGGTTCTGACTCCGCGGTGCCGAACCCCCTCACCGATCTCACCCTCGAGGAGCTCCGCCGCCGCACCTCGGTGAAGTGGCAGCGGTTCGGTCCCGATGTTCTGCCGCTGTGGGTCGCGGAGATGGATGTGCGACCCGCCCCGGCGGTCATGGAGGCCTTGACCGCAGCGCTGCGTGCCGGGGACACCGGGTATCCGCACGGCCGCGGGTACGCCCGCGCGTTCGCCGATTTCGCCCGGAACCGGTGGGGCTGGGCCGATCTCGACGTGGAACACACGGCGCAGGTCACCGACGTGATGACCGGCATCACCGAGGTGCTGCGGGTGCTGAGCGACCCCGGGGACGCGGTGGTCGTCACCTCCCCCGTCTACCCGCCGTTCTTCGAGTTCCCGGAGCGCATCGGCCGCACCGTACTGGAAGCACCGCTCACGGCGGAGGGCCGCCTGGATCCGACGACGCTCGCCGACGCGCTCGATCGGGCCCGGCGCCACGGCCCCCGGCCGGTGCTGCTGCTGGCGAACCCCCACAACCCGACCGGCACGGTGCACACCCGCGCCGAGCTGGAGCAGGCGGTGACGCTGGCGCGTCAGGCCGGTGCCCGGGTGGTGGCCGACGAGATCCACGCCCCACTGGTCCACGGACCGGTGCCGTTCACGCCGCTACTGACGGCGGCGGGCGCTGAGGATGCCGTGGTGGTGACGAGCGCCGCGAAGGGGTGGAACCTGCCGGGGCTGAAGGCGGCACTGGTGATCGCCGGGCCGGAGGCGACGACCGTCGGGGACCTGCCCTATGAGGCGCAGCAGGGTGCGAGCCACCTGGCGATCCTCGCGCACACGGTGGCCCTGACCAGCGGGCGGGAATGGCTCGACGCTCTGCTCCCGGCCCTCGCGGACAACCAGCGTCTGCTGCGGAAGCTGCTGGCCGAGCATCTGCCCCAGGTGCGGTACCGGCCCGGGGAGGCGACGTACCTGGCGTGGCTGGACTGCTCCGCACTGGGGCTGCCCGGCCCGGCCGACGGCGGCCACCACGTGCGCGACATGGACGGCCCCGCCCGGTTCTTCCTGGAGGAGGCGCAGGTGGCGCTGAACGCCGGGCACACCTTCGGCGGCGGCGGTGAGCAGTGCGTGCGCCTGAACTACGCGACGCGACCGGAGATCCTCACCGAGGCGGTGCAGCGGATGGGCGAGGCCGTGCGGCGGCGCGGCTGA
- a CDS encoding MFS transporter, which produces MSGQDPSGAAADTPTPRPGSCTATAHQLPDPAFRGNQWKLSAAQLFSGVGIATGFAVGGILAEQLTGRTDAAGFGQTASILGAALLAVPLARLAAARSRRIALSLGFSLAALGALLVVLAAATAVAPLFFVGMACFGAATASGFQARYAAMDTAAPHQRACAMSIVVWATTVGSVAGPNLAGLGGRLGRAVGIGELGGPFLVSLAGFALAAVATSLLRAPTTAAAPVATEPGPVATEPAPAATAPTPLARVLTRSPAALLGLLAAVVGHVLMVAVMVMTPVHMHGQGPASASSAW; this is translated from the coding sequence GTGAGCGGGCAGGATCCCTCCGGGGCGGCGGCCGACACGCCGACGCCCCGGCCCGGCTCCTGCACGGCCACCGCCCACCAACTGCCCGACCCGGCCTTCCGCGGGAACCAGTGGAAGCTCTCGGCCGCCCAGCTGTTCTCCGGCGTCGGCATCGCCACCGGTTTCGCCGTCGGTGGGATCCTCGCCGAGCAGCTCACCGGCCGCACCGACGCCGCAGGCTTCGGACAGACCGCCTCGATCCTCGGTGCGGCGCTGCTGGCCGTCCCGCTGGCGCGGCTGGCGGCCGCCCGCTCGCGGCGCATCGCCCTGTCGCTCGGCTTCTCCCTCGCGGCGCTCGGCGCCCTGCTGGTGGTGCTCGCGGCGGCCACCGCCGTCGCCCCGCTGTTCTTCGTGGGCATGGCGTGCTTCGGTGCCGCCACCGCTTCCGGCTTCCAGGCCCGGTACGCCGCCATGGACACCGCAGCCCCGCATCAGCGGGCGTGCGCGATGTCGATCGTCGTGTGGGCCACCACCGTCGGGTCCGTCGCCGGGCCGAACCTCGCCGGACTCGGAGGACGCCTGGGCCGCGCCGTCGGCATCGGGGAGCTCGGCGGGCCGTTCCTCGTGTCCCTGGCGGGGTTCGCGCTCGCCGCGGTCGCGACCTCGCTGCTGCGGGCGCCGACGACTGCCGCCGCCCCGGTCGCCACCGAACCCGGCCCGGTCGCCACCGAGCCCGCCCCGGCCGCCACGGCCCCGACCCCGCTGGCCCGCGTCCTCACCCGCTCACCCGCCGCGCTGCTGGGCCTGCTGGCCGCCGTGGTGGGGCACGTGCTGATGGTCGCCGTGATGGTGATGACCCCGGTGCACATGCACGGGCAGGGGCCAGCATCCGCGTCGTCGGCCTGGTGA
- a CDS encoding arsenate reductase ArsC: MTTRPSVLFVCVHNAGRSQMAAGWLRELAGDRIEVRSAGSAPADSINPAAVEAMREVGIDLSDQSPKILTPESVQASDVVITMGCGDACPFYPGKRYEDWKLPDPAGKGVEDVRPIRDEIRTRVEELIASLLPQDDASDARA, from the coding sequence ATGACCACCCGCCCCAGCGTTCTGTTCGTCTGCGTCCACAACGCCGGCCGCTCCCAGATGGCCGCCGGCTGGCTGCGCGAGCTCGCGGGCGACCGCATCGAGGTGCGCTCGGCCGGTTCCGCCCCCGCCGACAGCATCAACCCCGCCGCCGTCGAGGCGATGCGGGAGGTCGGCATCGACCTGTCGGACCAGTCGCCGAAGATCCTCACCCCCGAGTCGGTGCAGGCCTCCGACGTGGTGATCACCATGGGCTGCGGCGACGCCTGCCCGTTCTACCCCGGCAAGCGGTACGAGGACTGGAAGCTGCCGGACCCCGCCGGCAAGGGTGTGGAGGATGTGCGGCCGATCCGCGACGAGATCCGCACCCGTGTGGAGGAGCTCATCGCGAGCCTGCTGCCGCAGGACGACGCCTCCGACGCCCGCGCGTGA
- a CDS encoding ArsR/SmtB family transcription factor — translation MASRNPMAADEVGRCCALTTGPLDADTADRIAGMLKALSDPTRLRLLSHVAAQGCESVCACDLAAPLGITQPTVSHHMKKLVDAGLLTREQRGRWAHYTIVAPAFAELSAFLDIA, via the coding sequence ATGGCGTCCCGGAACCCGATGGCAGCCGATGAGGTCGGCCGATGCTGTGCCCTGACCACCGGCCCTCTCGACGCCGACACCGCCGACCGGATCGCCGGGATGCTCAAGGCACTGTCGGACCCCACCCGTCTGCGGCTGCTCTCGCACGTCGCCGCCCAGGGCTGTGAATCCGTGTGCGCGTGTGACCTCGCCGCACCGCTCGGCATCACGCAGCCGACCGTCAGCCATCACATGAAGAAACTCGTCGATGCCGGCCTGCTCACTCGCGAGCAGCGGGGCCGATGGGCGCACTACACGATCGTGGCCCCGGCGTTCGCCGAGCTCAGCGCCTTCCTCGACATCGCCTGA
- a CDS encoding peptidase dimerization domain-containing protein, whose amino-acid sequence MSTPSSSTNPTPTGHPGAPTGRAEGPTAPRRDRPDLEDALAERFLRYSAVVSQSDASATTVPTTEGQRELATLLAEELRALGAADVHVSETAVVTACIPSTLPEGASAPVIGLCSHLDTVDAGLSPVVHARIIEHTGGDIVLNAETGAAIREAEHPEIARYVGDRLLVADGTSVLGADDEAGLSVIMELAARLLAADAGGRATGAAATAGSDGTGQGAAAEPHGEIRIAFVPDEEIGLRGVRTLDMDRFPVDVAYTIDSGETGELVEETFNAATAELTIEGVTAHPMEAKGVLVNPILLARRFIARLDPEQTPECTEGREGY is encoded by the coding sequence ATGAGCACACCGTCGTCCTCCACGAACCCCACTCCCACCGGCCATCCCGGCGCCCCCACGGGCCGCGCCGAGGGCCCCACCGCCCCGCGCCGTGACCGCCCCGACCTCGAGGACGCCCTGGCCGAGCGCTTCCTCCGCTACAGCGCGGTGGTCAGCCAGTCCGACGCCTCCGCCACCACCGTCCCCACCACCGAGGGCCAGCGGGAACTCGCGACCCTCCTGGCCGAGGAGCTGCGTGCCCTGGGCGCCGCCGACGTGCACGTCTCCGAGACCGCCGTGGTCACCGCGTGCATCCCATCCACCCTGCCCGAGGGGGCATCGGCCCCGGTGATCGGGCTGTGCTCCCACCTGGACACCGTCGATGCGGGCCTGTCCCCCGTGGTGCATGCGCGGATCATCGAGCACACCGGCGGGGACATCGTGCTGAATGCCGAGACCGGCGCCGCCATCCGCGAGGCCGAGCACCCGGAGATCGCCCGCTACGTGGGCGACCGGCTGCTGGTGGCCGACGGCACGAGCGTGCTCGGCGCCGATGACGAGGCCGGGCTGTCGGTGATCATGGAGCTCGCCGCGCGGCTGCTGGCCGCGGATGCGGGCGGCAGAGCCACGGGGGCTGCTGCCACAGCCGGGTCGGACGGCACGGGCCAGGGTGCCGCAGCCGAACCGCACGGTGAGATCCGGATCGCGTTCGTGCCCGACGAGGAGATCGGCCTGCGCGGGGTGCGCACCCTCGACATGGACCGCTTCCCCGTCGACGTCGCCTACACCATCGACTCCGGGGAGACCGGCGAGCTCGTCGAGGAGACCTTCAACGCCGCGACCGCCGAGCTGACCATCGAAGGTGTCACCGCGCACCCCATGGAAGCCAAGGGCGTGCTGGTGAACCCGATCCTTCTGGCGCGGCGGTTCATCGCCCGGCTCGACCCCGAGCAGACGCCCGAGTGCACCGAGGGTCGCGAGGGCTACTAG
- a CDS encoding DNA-binding protein, protein MLTAENIIIDDTDVRLARETPHSQGATLVLKTADGAETTLPGRIQGMLLAVLASVAENGEATLGRLPEERTSTVASEWLEVSRPTLMKWVHQRRICGFTVAKRPDRVQLDNALYRADCPRFAGRVRQALTRLA, encoded by the coding sequence GTGCTGACGGCCGAGAACATCATCATCGACGACACGGACGTTCGTCTGGCGAGAGAGACCCCGCATTCTCAGGGCGCGACACTCGTGCTGAAGACTGCAGATGGAGCAGAGACAACACTGCCGGGGCGGATCCAAGGCATGCTTCTGGCTGTCTTGGCGTCGGTAGCGGAGAACGGGGAGGCCACCCTTGGCCGTCTTCCGGAGGAGCGGACCAGCACGGTGGCGTCCGAGTGGCTTGAGGTCTCCCGTCCGACCCTTATGAAATGGGTCCATCAAAGGCGGATCTGCGGATTCACAGTGGCGAAGCGGCCAGACCGCGTGCAGCTCGACAACGCCTTGTACCGGGCCGATTGTCCACGATTTGCGGGACGTGTGCGGCAGGCGCTCACGCGGTTGGCCTGA
- a CDS encoding glyceraldehyde-3-phosphate dehydrogenase — protein MAHDSLTLVQDRFEAWSSMETLAERMVPLIGTLYRDNNVITSIYGRALVRQGVVDIIKAHRYARQVDEAELPIAETFPLVEAMAEMNLGACSVDLALLANRFRRSGGGDVRAFLDTELADVAGKGGEGVAEPTDVVLYGFGRIGRLLARILLSHQGGGSSLRLRAIVVRKNGDDDIVKRASLLRRDSIHGPFEGTITVDREANTITANGTVIQVIYSNDPASVDYPAYGIHDAIVVDNTGRWRDAEGLGQHLQSEGVAKVLLTAPGKGALKNIVYGVNSDDITPEDTILSAASCTTNAITPVLKVLDEEYGIDHGHVETVHSYTNDQNLVDNFHKGARRGRAAGMNMVLTETGAAKAVAKALPQLAGKLSGNAIRVPTPDVSMAILHLELRRATSVDELNRRLRSESLTGPMRTQIDYIHSPEVVSTDFVGSTRAGVVDGLATIVNPGSHERSGEDDASGTNAIVYVWYDNEFGYSCQVVRVIERMAGEALPTFPKPQA, from the coding sequence GTGGCACACGATTCCCTCACTCTCGTCCAGGACCGCTTCGAGGCCTGGAGCTCCATGGAGACCCTCGCCGAGCGGATGGTCCCGCTGATCGGCACCCTCTACCGCGATAACAACGTCATCACCAGCATCTACGGCCGGGCTCTGGTGCGTCAGGGTGTCGTGGACATCATCAAGGCCCACCGGTACGCCCGCCAGGTGGATGAGGCGGAGCTGCCGATCGCCGAGACGTTCCCGCTGGTCGAGGCGATGGCGGAGATGAACCTCGGGGCCTGCTCCGTGGACCTCGCGCTGCTGGCGAACCGTTTCCGCCGCTCCGGTGGTGGCGATGTGCGCGCGTTCCTCGACACCGAGCTGGCGGATGTGGCCGGCAAGGGTGGCGAGGGCGTCGCCGAGCCCACCGACGTGGTGCTGTACGGCTTCGGCCGCATCGGCCGTCTGCTGGCCCGCATCCTGCTGTCGCACCAGGGCGGCGGGTCCTCGCTGCGGCTGCGGGCGATCGTGGTGCGGAAGAACGGCGACGACGACATCGTCAAGCGCGCCTCCCTGCTGCGGCGCGACTCCATCCACGGTCCTTTCGAGGGCACGATCACCGTGGATCGCGAGGCGAACACCATCACCGCCAACGGCACCGTGATCCAGGTGATCTACTCGAACGATCCCGCCTCCGTCGACTACCCCGCCTACGGGATCCACGACGCGATCGTCGTCGACAACACCGGCCGTTGGCGCGACGCCGAGGGCCTGGGCCAGCACCTGCAGTCCGAAGGCGTCGCGAAGGTGCTGCTGACGGCCCCCGGCAAGGGCGCGCTGAAGAACATCGTCTACGGCGTGAACTCCGACGACATCACCCCGGAGGACACGATCCTCTCGGCCGCCTCCTGCACCACCAACGCCATCACCCCGGTGCTGAAGGTGCTCGACGAAGAGTACGGCATCGACCACGGCCACGTGGAGACCGTCCACTCCTACACCAACGACCAGAACCTGGTGGACAACTTCCATAAGGGCGCCCGCCGCGGCCGCGCCGCCGGCATGAACATGGTGCTCACCGAGACCGGCGCCGCGAAGGCCGTCGCGAAGGCCCTGCCGCAGCTGGCCGGGAAGCTCTCCGGCAACGCCATCCGCGTACCCACCCCGGACGTCTCCATGGCGATCCTGCACCTGGAGCTGCGTCGCGCCACCAGCGTGGACGAGCTCAACAGGCGTCTGCGGTCGGAGTCGCTGACCGGGCCGATGCGCACGCAGATCGACTACATCCACTCCCCCGAGGTGGTCTCCACCGACTTCGTCGGCTCCACCCGCGCCGGGGTGGTGGATGGCCTGGCCACGATCGTCAACCCGGGCTCCCACGAGCGCAGCGGCGAGGACGACGCCAGCGGCACCAACGCCATCGTCTACGTCTGGTACGACAACGAGTTCGGGTACTCCTGCCAGGTGGTGCGCGTGATCGAGCGCATGGCCGGTGAGGCGCTGCCGACCTTCCCGAAGCCGCAGGCCTGA
- a CDS encoding ferritin, which translates to MKLNDTLQAAFNDQITLEFAASITYRQLAIEADQQDLSGMAQWLRAQADEEIVHANKFIDHVVDRDGEARIGTIEKPDVPTGLSPLQIFEAALAHEQKVSEAIRNLYRAAEQAGDLDSRPLLNWFLDEQIEEEATVSEIIGRIRLIGDDGSGLLRLDAELGSRVPAGTENTED; encoded by the coding sequence ATGAAGCTCAACGACACCCTTCAGGCCGCGTTCAACGACCAGATCACCCTCGAGTTCGCCGCGTCGATCACGTACCGCCAGCTGGCGATCGAGGCCGACCAGCAGGACCTCTCCGGCATGGCCCAGTGGCTGCGCGCCCAGGCCGACGAGGAGATCGTCCACGCCAACAAGTTCATCGACCACGTGGTGGACCGCGACGGTGAGGCCCGCATCGGCACCATCGAGAAGCCGGATGTCCCCACGGGCCTGTCGCCCCTGCAGATCTTCGAGGCGGCCCTCGCCCACGAGCAGAAGGTCTCTGAGGCGATCCGCAACCTGTACCGCGCGGCGGAGCAGGCTGGCGACCTCGACTCCCGCCCGCTCCTGAACTGGTTCCTCGACGAGCAGATCGAGGAGGAGGCCACGGTCTCCGAGATCATCGGCCGCATCCGCCTCATCGGTGACGACGGCTCCGGTCTGCTGCGCCTGGATGCCGAGCTCGGCAGCCGCGTTCCCGCCGGCACCGAGAACACCGAGGACTGA
- a CDS encoding DUF4352 domain-containing protein: protein MSGSVSSAPSANGAPSEQSPYGQQSPYGQSPAYGSAPSANTAPYGQQGQYEQQSPYGQQSPYGQSPAYGSAPSANSAPSGVQGQYGQQSPYGQQSPYGAPQQGAWQGAAGQAAYGTGQPGYGAPDSSQPGTGPAGQGSIAATPPKKKRNPLWWILGGCCLSLVLLFLLGSCAALLSGGSDDSESVTGTSTTSSAPSATPSESPSPSSSASATPSASSPAASAPVDLATNEKFTLTITDVSRTKVLQDSVFEATAQGEFVLVEVQVSNTGAEALELFSSSFTLVDTEGREFSDSSDGALAVSEPDPIIMETVNPGSTLTGVVVFDVPEGTRFTKLVLEESLFGGEIAEAAVNG, encoded by the coding sequence GTGTCCGGGTCTGTCTCCTCCGCGCCGTCCGCCAACGGCGCGCCGTCCGAGCAGTCCCCCTACGGCCAGCAGTCCCCGTACGGCCAGTCACCCGCCTACGGGTCGGCGCCCTCCGCGAACACCGCGCCCTACGGCCAGCAGGGACAGTACGAGCAGCAGTCCCCCTACGGCCAGCAGTCGCCGTACGGGCAGTCTCCCGCGTACGGGTCGGCGCCCTCCGCGAACTCCGCGCCTTCCGGCGTGCAGGGGCAGTACGGCCAGCAGTCGCCCTACGGTCAGCAGTCCCCGTACGGGGCGCCGCAGCAGGGGGCATGGCAGGGTGCCGCCGGTCAGGCCGCGTACGGAACCGGTCAGCCAGGTTACGGTGCGCCAGATTCCTCCCAGCCGGGTACGGGCCCCGCTGGTCAGGGGAGCATCGCGGCCACCCCGCCCAAAAAGAAGCGCAACCCGCTGTGGTGGATCCTCGGCGGCTGTTGCCTGTCGCTGGTGCTGTTGTTCCTTCTCGGAAGCTGCGCAGCGCTCCTCAGCGGCGGATCGGACGACAGCGAGTCGGTGACGGGGACCTCCACGACCTCGTCGGCGCCCAGTGCCACCCCGTCCGAGTCCCCGTCACCGAGCAGCTCGGCCAGCGCCACTCCGTCGGCGTCCTCTCCCGCGGCGAGCGCTCCGGTGGACCTCGCCACCAACGAGAAGTTCACTCTGACCATCACCGACGTGTCGCGAACCAAAGTCCTCCAGGACAGCGTTTTCGAGGCCACCGCCCAGGGTGAGTTCGTGCTGGTCGAGGTGCAGGTGTCGAATACCGGTGCCGAAGCGCTCGAACTGTTCAGCTCCTCTTTCACCTTGGTCGACACCGAGGGGCGCGAGTTCTCCGACAGCTCCGACGGCGCCCTCGCGGTGTCGGAGCCCGACCCGATCATCATGGAGACCGTGAATCCGGGTTCCACCCTGACGGGGGTCGTGGTGTTCGACGTCCCCGAGGGGACGCGCTTCACCAAGCTCGTCCTTGAGGAGAGCCTGTTCGGCGGCGAGATCGCTGAGGCTGCCGTCAACGGGTGA
- a CDS encoding ImmA/IrrE family metallo-endopeptidase produces MNPSIGERVLGALPVGTPQKEIARQVGMTEDAFSRALRGQRGFSALELARLAEVLNQDIHLLITGEPDPNRLVVSGRHNFDRETWSRSIDGEQGDKAILSDVLLAYRQAEAVRPLEPSRIPRDLPQARETLGTGFVPEFIDRLAALEIDTVRLSGLSTAYSLHVGARAVMVIPETGNWFKENFDLAHELAHLVLGHEGVLASMEREVSREEAAANRFAAELLLPEEEMRALDWSTVSPEDLAALIWSWGVSTHTVKVRLNSLGIRVSPDTHSLLDLTTQGLLRRHWKHDGLGDPITERMTLASARRFPAWLTETHVEGVTQGRIQKGTLAWMLGVDPETLEVDEPPAPTMSDSDLMSLLG; encoded by the coding sequence ATGAACCCCAGCATTGGCGAGCGGGTGCTCGGGGCGCTCCCCGTAGGCACCCCCCAGAAGGAGATCGCCCGTCAGGTCGGCATGACCGAGGACGCCTTCTCGCGCGCGCTGCGCGGGCAGCGGGGCTTCTCGGCCTTGGAACTGGCACGACTGGCGGAGGTCTTGAACCAGGACATCCACCTGCTCATCACGGGCGAGCCCGATCCGAACCGTCTTGTGGTGTCGGGACGCCACAACTTCGACAGGGAGACTTGGAGCCGCAGCATCGACGGGGAGCAAGGGGACAAGGCCATCCTGTCTGACGTGCTGCTCGCCTACCGTCAGGCGGAGGCGGTCCGCCCGCTGGAGCCCAGCCGCATCCCTCGTGACCTGCCCCAGGCGCGGGAGACTCTTGGAACCGGCTTCGTCCCCGAGTTCATCGACCGCCTTGCCGCTCTGGAGATCGACACTGTGCGGCTGTCGGGGCTTAGTACCGCCTACTCTCTGCATGTCGGAGCCCGGGCCGTGATGGTTATCCCTGAGACGGGAAACTGGTTCAAGGAGAACTTTGACCTGGCCCATGAGTTGGCCCACCTGGTCCTGGGGCACGAAGGCGTGTTGGCGTCCATGGAGCGTGAAGTGAGCCGGGAGGAGGCTGCTGCGAACAGGTTCGCCGCAGAGTTGCTTCTCCCCGAAGAGGAGATGCGAGCACTGGACTGGTCGACCGTCTCTCCTGAAGACCTTGCGGCGCTGATCTGGAGTTGGGGCGTGTCGACTCACACCGTGAAGGTTCGCTTGAACAGTCTCGGCATTCGGGTATCGCCTGACACGCACTCGCTCTTGGACCTGACCACGCAGGGGCTGCTGCGGCGGCACTGGAAGCACGACGGTCTGGGTGACCCGATCACCGAACGGATGACCCTGGCAAGCGCTCGGCGTTTCCCTGCCTGGCTCACCGAGACGCACGTGGAAGGCGTGACTCAGGGGCGCATTCAGAAGGGCACGCTCGCGTGGATGCTGGGAGTCGACCCGGAAACCTTGGAGGTGGACGAGCCGCCAGCGCCGACCATGAGTGACTCCGACCTGATGTCCCTGCTCGGATAG
- a CDS encoding DUF1643 domain-containing protein, whose product MLVIGSNPPSQTSGARTSARVEMAREVLGFESVRLANLFALPSYRSGGLSELGATPEGWLAARVEMEEALSEASAVLLAYGIGEPTGSARAHFREQVAWLNEQIDQRDLPTWWVGGAPRHPSRWQRYTWRAYPNASFTEALGTALSLMSPTDPPPARP is encoded by the coding sequence CTGCTCGTCATCGGGAGCAATCCGCCCTCGCAGACCTCGGGGGCGAGAACCTCGGCCCGGGTCGAGATGGCTCGGGAGGTGCTGGGGTTCGAGAGCGTCAGGTTGGCCAACCTCTTCGCCCTGCCCTCCTACCGCTCGGGTGGACTCAGCGAACTCGGGGCGACGCCGGAAGGGTGGCTGGCGGCACGGGTCGAGATGGAGGAGGCGTTGAGTGAAGCCAGCGCGGTGCTGCTGGCCTACGGCATCGGAGAGCCCACTGGCTCAGCCCGAGCGCACTTCCGCGAGCAGGTGGCCTGGCTCAACGAGCAGATCGACCAACGAGACCTCCCGACGTGGTGGGTCGGTGGGGCTCCTCGACACCCGTCTCGGTGGCAGCGGTACACGTGGCGGGCGTACCCAAATGCCTCCTTCACTGAGGCTCTAGGCACGGCCCTTTCACTGATGTCACCTACTGATCCTCCACCTGCGCGCCCTTGA